In Acipenser ruthenus chromosome 15, fAciRut3.2 maternal haplotype, whole genome shotgun sequence, a genomic segment contains:
- the LOC117422067 gene encoding cilia- and flagella-associated protein 157-like isoform X1, giving the protein MPPKKKGKSAEKGEKKDRGKVKGGTPAGEKKIEQPLTELEKEFYLIQIRDLEERLERYQHKCDELEVREKDFSSEFDRLTKDKKEIVSFLKRSLDQRADELADLTDRLIGLQQAKEAEKEACENQLAQLRHEFQESKDQLTSENMILAGKLASVEEFRMQKEELMGRLTEMEEQLEKQGQEHQTTISNLEKKAVVDKDRLKKEMMVRVAAVAAEFRRVSDKQMAETTKRMIRENVSVTAQLSKSSSKSLELLQENQALKELEERQRQQLGVLEHGQKDLARKSLSNQKVVRILTEKCKEQQYVLQEYMEKEHEYDQLKSDHATLQQEVEVLRQELASRKDEQGMKHAEAEDLKRCLIAERQSRGQLERVLKEAAFALKEALLEVPSTMKEADLEIQTHVRRRQMMEKLLSLLDSAALLGVGPALKEFKREAASIHEHRTESGSDRLSVLLKAPRLLPHYRIGDLGLVPLPEQTLATTLNKVAPLSRSTQLELHKHLGQVNSVCILGVKQDVMMAIRATLPHTEI; this is encoded by the exons ATGCCTCcaaaaaagaaagggaaaagcGCTGAAAAGGGGGAAAAGAAAGATAGGGGGAAGGTGAAAGGGGGAACGCCCGCTGGAGAAAAGAAGATAGAGCAGCCGTTAACAGAGCTGGAGAAGGAGTTCTACCTGATCCAGATTCGGGACCTGGAAGAGAGACTCGAGAG ATACCAGCACAAGTGTGATGAGCTGGAGGTCAGGGAGAAGGACTTTAGCTCTGAATTTGATCGCTTGACCAAGGACAAGAAGGAGATTGTGTCCTTCCTGAAGCGCTCTCTAGACCAGCGAGCGGATGAACTGGCTGACCTCACTGACCGGCTCATTGGACTCCAGCAGGCCAAGGAGGCAGAGAAGGAAGCCTGTGAGAATCAGCTGGCACAGCTCCGACACGAGTTCCAGGAGAGCAAGGACCAGCTCACCTCTGAGAACATGATCCTGG CGGGGAAGCTGGCGTCTGTGGAGGAGTTCCGGATGCAAAAGGAAGAGCTGATGGGACGGCTCACTGAAATGGAAGAGCAACTGGAGAAACAGGGGCAGGAGCACCAGACCACCATCTCTAACCTGGAGAAGAAGGCAGTGGTGGACAAAGACAG GCTGAAGAAGGAGATGATGGTACGCGTGGCTGCGGTGGCGGCAGAGTTTCGCCGGGTCTCAGACAAGCAAATGGCAGAAACCACAAAGAGGATGATCCGGGAGAATGTGTCTGTGACCGCTCAGCTAAGCAAGAGCTCCAGTAAGAGTctggagctgctgcaggagaacCAGGCCctgaaggagctggaggagcGGCAGAGACAGCAGTTGGGAGTGCTGGAGCACGGGCAAAAGGACCTAGCCAGGAAGAGCCTCAGCAATCAAAAG GTGGTGAGAATATTGACAGAGAAGTGCAAGGAGCAGCAGTATGTGCTGCAAGAATACATGGAAAAGGAACATGAGTATGACCAGCTGAAGTCTGACCATGCCACCCTACAACAAGAAGTGGAGGTCCTAAG ACAGGAGCTGGCCTCAAGGAAAGACGAGCAGGGAATGAAGCATGCAGAGGCTGAGGATCTGAAGAGGTGTCTGATAGCGGAGCGGCAGAGCAGGGGCCAGCTGGAGAGAGTCCTCAAAGAGGCAGCCTTCGCTCTCAAGGAGGCTCTGCTC GAGGTACCGTCTACTATGAAGGAGGCTGACCTTGAGATCCAGACCCACGTGCGCAGGAGGCAGATGATGGAGAAGCTGCTTTCCCTGCTGGACAGCGCCGCTCTGCTAGGAGTTGGACCTGCTCTGAAGGAATTCAAAAGGGAGGCAGCCTCTATCCATGAACACAGAACCGAGTCTGGGTCAGACAG ACTCTCTGTGCTGCTGAAGGCCCCCAGACTCCTGCCGCACTACAGAATAGGAGACCTTGGGCTGGTGCCTCTGCCAGAGCAGACCCTCGCTACCACCCTGAACAAAGTGGCACCTCTCTCCAGGAGTACACAGCTTGAGCTGCACAAACACCTGGGCCAGGTAAATAGTGTGTGTATTTTAGGGGTCAAACAGGACGTTATGATGGCAATCAGAGCTACACTGCCACACACAGAGATTTAA
- the LOC117422067 gene encoding cilia- and flagella-associated protein 157-like isoform X2 produces the protein MPPKKKGKSAEKGEKKDRGKVKGGTPAGEKKIEQPLTELEKEFYLIQIRDLEERLERYQHKCDELEVREKDFSSEFDRLTKDKKEIVSFLKRSLDQRADELADLTDRLIGLQQAKEAEKEACENQLAQLRHEFQESKDQLTSENMILAGKLASVEEFRMQKEELMGRLTEMEEQLEKQGQEHQTTISNLEKKAVVDKDRLKKEMMVRVAAVAAEFRRVSDKQMAETTKRMIRENVSVTAQLSKSSSKSLELLQENQALKELEERQRQQLGVLEHGQKDLARKSLSNQKVVRILTEKCKEQQYVLQEYMEKEHEYDQLKSDHATLQQEVEVLRQELASRKDEQGMKHAEAEDLKRCLIAERQSRGQLERVLKEAAFALKEALLEVPSTMKEADLEIQTHVRRRQMMEKLLSLLDSAALLGVGPALKEFKREAASIHEHRTESGSDRLSVLLKAPRLLPHYRIGDLGLVPLPEQTLATTLNKVAPLSRSTQLELHKHLGQDLVASVTTAGRAASFLPEVTAE, from the exons ATGCCTCcaaaaaagaaagggaaaagcGCTGAAAAGGGGGAAAAGAAAGATAGGGGGAAGGTGAAAGGGGGAACGCCCGCTGGAGAAAAGAAGATAGAGCAGCCGTTAACAGAGCTGGAGAAGGAGTTCTACCTGATCCAGATTCGGGACCTGGAAGAGAGACTCGAGAG ATACCAGCACAAGTGTGATGAGCTGGAGGTCAGGGAGAAGGACTTTAGCTCTGAATTTGATCGCTTGACCAAGGACAAGAAGGAGATTGTGTCCTTCCTGAAGCGCTCTCTAGACCAGCGAGCGGATGAACTGGCTGACCTCACTGACCGGCTCATTGGACTCCAGCAGGCCAAGGAGGCAGAGAAGGAAGCCTGTGAGAATCAGCTGGCACAGCTCCGACACGAGTTCCAGGAGAGCAAGGACCAGCTCACCTCTGAGAACATGATCCTGG CGGGGAAGCTGGCGTCTGTGGAGGAGTTCCGGATGCAAAAGGAAGAGCTGATGGGACGGCTCACTGAAATGGAAGAGCAACTGGAGAAACAGGGGCAGGAGCACCAGACCACCATCTCTAACCTGGAGAAGAAGGCAGTGGTGGACAAAGACAG GCTGAAGAAGGAGATGATGGTACGCGTGGCTGCGGTGGCGGCAGAGTTTCGCCGGGTCTCAGACAAGCAAATGGCAGAAACCACAAAGAGGATGATCCGGGAGAATGTGTCTGTGACCGCTCAGCTAAGCAAGAGCTCCAGTAAGAGTctggagctgctgcaggagaacCAGGCCctgaaggagctggaggagcGGCAGAGACAGCAGTTGGGAGTGCTGGAGCACGGGCAAAAGGACCTAGCCAGGAAGAGCCTCAGCAATCAAAAG GTGGTGAGAATATTGACAGAGAAGTGCAAGGAGCAGCAGTATGTGCTGCAAGAATACATGGAAAAGGAACATGAGTATGACCAGCTGAAGTCTGACCATGCCACCCTACAACAAGAAGTGGAGGTCCTAAG ACAGGAGCTGGCCTCAAGGAAAGACGAGCAGGGAATGAAGCATGCAGAGGCTGAGGATCTGAAGAGGTGTCTGATAGCGGAGCGGCAGAGCAGGGGCCAGCTGGAGAGAGTCCTCAAAGAGGCAGCCTTCGCTCTCAAGGAGGCTCTGCTC GAGGTACCGTCTACTATGAAGGAGGCTGACCTTGAGATCCAGACCCACGTGCGCAGGAGGCAGATGATGGAGAAGCTGCTTTCCCTGCTGGACAGCGCCGCTCTGCTAGGAGTTGGACCTGCTCTGAAGGAATTCAAAAGGGAGGCAGCCTCTATCCATGAACACAGAACCGAGTCTGGGTCAGACAG ACTCTCTGTGCTGCTGAAGGCCCCCAGACTCCTGCCGCACTACAGAATAGGAGACCTTGGGCTGGTGCCTCTGCCAGAGCAGACCCTCGCTACCACCCTGAACAAAGTGGCACCTCTCTCCAGGAGTACACAGCTTGAGCTGCACAAACACCTGGGCCAG